A window of Scophthalmus maximus strain ysfricsl-2021 chromosome 10, ASM2237912v1, whole genome shotgun sequence contains these coding sequences:
- the dcst1 gene encoding E3 ubiquitin-protein ligase DCST1 isoform X5: MEHRDEDLLQYVVNTLWRLIFRQQLRIRDTGRARRRPAPHSTVERLSVSFLPPAIHHFLFSQSEELVLAHLALRALCGGVSGTVLLLGIAHSLPLTFDLKLAAGGVFVGVCVVCGALSSSFRCSVLLMFPSMLGSRGRTYLMVFILSVLCTGPVSNVERNVRAAALSVSCNLDLQVHHSRLLWQEAVRPFTRITQQLRDDKEGLESEALSVSRTFQSIRDEVVAQYGYSRFSPHRTASSNSTQERFTTKTMMQCDSVVDQGVQRCSDWFRRKWAECMEAIPVPVINHILCVSMKFHFLCDVMRVMTPWCREQLPVEGNFGPLFDQLNVSVDRLSRQFSTELVLQQQQQQPGLVGVVVDEQFTQSVTRSFQKLTTVMEKLLDVLQLLLSFTFISLFTSAFSYLRQYRRDVRFDNVYITTYFRQIDSRRRGAGKRCLLPLTRSERRKFIDPGSLRIHPDEWRQVTAGVFQVLSVSLLCVVLLTVDFSLVHVLDIVSRHTVTHFNLSSSHQVNIKVGGASMMARLLRKTVSAFNSSSDLHIHTHNRGCVAPPSSLSAGVYVSCVCCVLLVALFTCIQVYSNRLRRVIAAFYHPQREKRRVLFLYNLQIQRRIFSMDRKRIITRGRGAEAVFQCVSRFGRHLCCRHGQDGSDSETHYDPG, encoded by the exons ATGGAGCATCGGGACGAGGATCTACTGCAATATGTCGTCAACACATTGTGGAGATTAATATTCAGACAGCAGCTACGAATAAGAGACACTGGAAGAGCAAGGAGACGTCCAGCTCCGCACagca ctgtGGAGAGGCTCAGCGTGAGCTTCCTGCCTCCCGCcattcatcacttcctgttcagccaatcagaggagttGGTGTTGGCTCACCTGGCTCTCAGAGCGCTTTGTGGAGGCGTGAGCGGGACAG TTCTATTGCTGGGCATCGCGCACAGTCtccctttgacctttgacctgaagCTGGCAGCAGGAGGCGTGTTTGTCG gtgtgtgtgtcgtttGCGGGGcgttgtcctcctccttcaggtGTTCAGTGCTGCTGATGTTTCCCAGCATGCTCGGCTCTCGTGGCCGAACGTACCTGATGGTGTTCATCCTGTCTGTTCTCTGCACAg GACCCGTCTCTAACGTGGAGCGGAACGTGCGGGCGGCGGCGCTGTCCGTCAGCTGTAACCTGGACCTGCAGGTGCATCACAGCCGGTTACTGTGGCAAGAAGCCGTGCGGCCGTTCACACGCATCACTCAGCAACTCAGG GACGATAAGGAGGGGTTGGAGTCGGAGGCTCTGAGCGTCAGCAGGACGTTTCAGAGCATCAGAGACGAAGTGGTAGCTCAGTACGGTTACAGCCGGTTCAGTCCACATCGCACGGCATCCAGCAACAGCACGCAGGAGCGCTTCACTACAAAGACCATGATGCAGTGCGACA GTGTGGTGGACCAGGGTGTGCAGAGATGTTCTGATTGGTTCAGACGCAAGTGGGCGGAGTGTATGGAGGCGATACCTGTCCCCGTCATCAACCACATCCTGTGTGTCTCCATGAagttccacttcctgtgtgatgtcatgagag TGATGACTCCGTGGTGCAGGGAGCAGCTTCCTGTGGAGGGAAACTTCGGTCCGCTGTTCGATCAGCTCAATGTTTCTGTCGACCGTTTGTCCAGACAGTTCAGCACCGAGCTCGTCCTGCAG cagcagcagcagcagccagggcTGGTCGGAGTCGTGGTGGACGAGCAGTTCACTCAGTCGGTCACAAGATCTTTCCAGAAGCTGACGACGGTGATGGAGAAGCTGCTGGACGTCCTGCAACTGCTGctctccttcaccttcatctccctcttcacCAG tgcGTTCAGTTACCTCAGACAGTACAGGAGGGACGTTCGTTTTGACAACGTCTACATCACCACCTACTTTAGACAGATCGACAGCCGCAGGAGAGGCGCG gggAAGCGCTGCCTGCTGCCGCTGACTCGCTCGGAGAGGAGGAAGTTCATCGACCCGGGGAGTCTGAGGATCCATCCTGACGAGTGGAGACAGGTG acagcaGGTGTGTTCCAGgtgctgtctgtctctctgctgtgtgtcgTCTTGCTCACTGTCGACTTCTCTCTGGTTCACGTTCTGGACATCGTCAGCAGACACACTGTGACCCACTTCAACCTGagca GCAGTCACCAGGTGAACATCAAAGTGGGTGGGGCCTCCATGATGGCACGCCTCCTGAGGAAGACCGTGTCGGCCTTCAACAGCTCGTCTGACCTCCATATCCACACCCACAACCGGG GGTGTGtggcccccccctcctccctctctgcaggtgtgtatgtgagctgtgtgtgttgtgtcctgttgGTGGCGCTGTTCACCTGTATTCAGGTTTACAGCAACCGCCTCCGACGGGTCATCGCTGCCTTCTACCACcctcag agggagaagaggagagtttTATTTCTGTACAACCTGCAGATCCAGAGACGCATTTTCTCCATGGACAGGAAACGCATCATCACACGTGGACGGGGGGCAGAGGCA gtgtttcagtgtgtgagcaggttCGGCCGTCACCTCTGTTGTCGCCACGGACAGGACGGGTCCGACTCGGAGACGCACTACGACCCCGGCTAG
- the dcst1 gene encoding E3 ubiquitin-protein ligase DCST1 isoform X4: MEHRDEDLLQYVVNTLWRLIFRQQLRIRDTGRARRRPAPHSSKCVCVCVCVCVCVPAVERLSVSFLPPAIHHFLFSQSEELVLAHLALRALCGGVSGTVLLLGIAHSLPLTFDLKLAAGGVFVGVCVVCGALSSSFRCSVLLMFPSMLGSRGRTYLMVFILSVLCTGPVSNVERNVRAAALSVSCNLDLQVHHSRLLWQEAVRPFTRITQQLRDDKEGLESEALSVSRTFQSIRDEVVAQYGYSRFSPHRTASSNSTQERFTTKTMMQCDSVVDQGVQRCSDWFRRKWAECMEAIPVPVINHILCVSMKFHFLCDVMRVMTPWCREQLPVEGNFGPLFDQLNVSVDRLSRQFSTELVLQQQQQQPGLVGVVVDEQFTQSVTRSFQKLTTVMEKLLDVLQLLLSFTFISLFTSAFSYLRQYRRDVRFDNVYITTYFRQIDSRRRGAGKRCLLPLTRSERRKFIDPGSLRIHPDEWRQVTAGVFQVLSVSLLCVVLLTVDFSLVHVLDIVSRHTVTHFNLSSSHQVNIKVGGASMMARLLRKTVSAFNSSSDLHIHTHNRGCVAPPSSLSAGVYVSCVCCVLLVALFTCIQVYSNRLRRVIAAFYHPQREKRRVLFLYNLQIQRRIFSMDRKRIITRGRGAEAVFQCVSRFGRHLCCRHGQDGSDSETHYDPG; the protein is encoded by the exons ATGGAGCATCGGGACGAGGATCTACTGCAATATGTCGTCAACACATTGTGGAGATTAATATTCAGACAGCAGCTACGAATAAGAGACACTGGAAGAGCAAGGAGACGTCCAGCTCCGCACagcagtaagtgtgtgtgtgtgtgtgtgt gtgtgtgtgtgtgtgttccagctgtGGAGAGGCTCAGCGTGAGCTTCCTGCCTCCCGCcattcatcacttcctgttcagccaatcagaggagttGGTGTTGGCTCACCTGGCTCTCAGAGCGCTTTGTGGAGGCGTGAGCGGGACAG TTCTATTGCTGGGCATCGCGCACAGTCtccctttgacctttgacctgaagCTGGCAGCAGGAGGCGTGTTTGTCG gtgtgtgtgtcgtttGCGGGGcgttgtcctcctccttcaggtGTTCAGTGCTGCTGATGTTTCCCAGCATGCTCGGCTCTCGTGGCCGAACGTACCTGATGGTGTTCATCCTGTCTGTTCTCTGCACAg GACCCGTCTCTAACGTGGAGCGGAACGTGCGGGCGGCGGCGCTGTCCGTCAGCTGTAACCTGGACCTGCAGGTGCATCACAGCCGGTTACTGTGGCAAGAAGCCGTGCGGCCGTTCACACGCATCACTCAGCAACTCAGG GACGATAAGGAGGGGTTGGAGTCGGAGGCTCTGAGCGTCAGCAGGACGTTTCAGAGCATCAGAGACGAAGTGGTAGCTCAGTACGGTTACAGCCGGTTCAGTCCACATCGCACGGCATCCAGCAACAGCACGCAGGAGCGCTTCACTACAAAGACCATGATGCAGTGCGACA GTGTGGTGGACCAGGGTGTGCAGAGATGTTCTGATTGGTTCAGACGCAAGTGGGCGGAGTGTATGGAGGCGATACCTGTCCCCGTCATCAACCACATCCTGTGTGTCTCCATGAagttccacttcctgtgtgatgtcatgagag TGATGACTCCGTGGTGCAGGGAGCAGCTTCCTGTGGAGGGAAACTTCGGTCCGCTGTTCGATCAGCTCAATGTTTCTGTCGACCGTTTGTCCAGACAGTTCAGCACCGAGCTCGTCCTGCAG cagcagcagcagcagccagggcTGGTCGGAGTCGTGGTGGACGAGCAGTTCACTCAGTCGGTCACAAGATCTTTCCAGAAGCTGACGACGGTGATGGAGAAGCTGCTGGACGTCCTGCAACTGCTGctctccttcaccttcatctccctcttcacCAG tgcGTTCAGTTACCTCAGACAGTACAGGAGGGACGTTCGTTTTGACAACGTCTACATCACCACCTACTTTAGACAGATCGACAGCCGCAGGAGAGGCGCG gggAAGCGCTGCCTGCTGCCGCTGACTCGCTCGGAGAGGAGGAAGTTCATCGACCCGGGGAGTCTGAGGATCCATCCTGACGAGTGGAGACAGGTG acagcaGGTGTGTTCCAGgtgctgtctgtctctctgctgtgtgtcgTCTTGCTCACTGTCGACTTCTCTCTGGTTCACGTTCTGGACATCGTCAGCAGACACACTGTGACCCACTTCAACCTGagca GCAGTCACCAGGTGAACATCAAAGTGGGTGGGGCCTCCATGATGGCACGCCTCCTGAGGAAGACCGTGTCGGCCTTCAACAGCTCGTCTGACCTCCATATCCACACCCACAACCGGG GGTGTGtggcccccccctcctccctctctgcaggtgtgtatgtgagctgtgtgtgttgtgtcctgttgGTGGCGCTGTTCACCTGTATTCAGGTTTACAGCAACCGCCTCCGACGGGTCATCGCTGCCTTCTACCACcctcag agggagaagaggagagtttTATTTCTGTACAACCTGCAGATCCAGAGACGCATTTTCTCCATGGACAGGAAACGCATCATCACACGTGGACGGGGGGCAGAGGCA gtgtttcagtgtgtgagcaggttCGGCCGTCACCTCTGTTGTCGCCACGGACAGGACGGGTCCGACTCGGAGACGCACTACGACCCCGGCTAG
- the dcst1 gene encoding E3 ubiquitin-protein ligase DCST1 isoform X1, whose amino-acid sequence MEHRDEDLLQYVVNTLWRLIFRQQLRIRDTGRARRRPAPHSSKCVCVCVCVCVCVCVCVPAVERLSVSFLPPAIHHFLFSQSEELVLAHLALRALCGGVSGTVLLLGIAHSLPLTFDLKLAAGGVFVGVCVVCGALSSSFRCSVLLMFPSMLGSRGRTYLMVFILSVLCTGPVSNVERNVRAAALSVSCNLDLQVHHSRLLWQEAVRPFTRITQQLRDDKEGLESEALSVSRTFQSIRDEVVAQYGYSRFSPHRTASSNSTQERFTTKTMMQCDSVVDQGVQRCSDWFRRKWAECMEAIPVPVINHILCVSMKFHFLCDVMRVMTPWCREQLPVEGNFGPLFDQLNVSVDRLSRQFSTELVLQQQQQQPGLVGVVVDEQFTQSVTRSFQKLTTVMEKLLDVLQLLLSFTFISLFTSAFSYLRQYRRDVRFDNVYITTYFRQIDSRRRGAGKRCLLPLTRSERRKFIDPGSLRIHPDEWRQVTAGVFQVLSVSLLCVVLLTVDFSLVHVLDIVSRHTVTHFNLSSSHQVNIKVGGASMMARLLRKTVSAFNSSSDLHIHTHNRGCVAPPSSLSAGVYVSCVCCVLLVALFTCIQVYSNRLRRVIAAFYHPQREKRRVLFLYNLQIQRRIFSMDRKRIITRGRGAEAVFQCVSRFGRHLCCRHGQDGSDSETHYDPG is encoded by the exons ATGGAGCATCGGGACGAGGATCTACTGCAATATGTCGTCAACACATTGTGGAGATTAATATTCAGACAGCAGCTACGAATAAGAGACACTGGAAGAGCAAGGAGACGTCCAGCTCCGCACagcagtaagtgtgtgtgtgtgtgtgtgtgtgtgtgtgtgt gtgtgtgtgtgtgtgttccagctgtGGAGAGGCTCAGCGTGAGCTTCCTGCCTCCCGCcattcatcacttcctgttcagccaatcagaggagttGGTGTTGGCTCACCTGGCTCTCAGAGCGCTTTGTGGAGGCGTGAGCGGGACAG TTCTATTGCTGGGCATCGCGCACAGTCtccctttgacctttgacctgaagCTGGCAGCAGGAGGCGTGTTTGTCG gtgtgtgtgtcgtttGCGGGGcgttgtcctcctccttcaggtGTTCAGTGCTGCTGATGTTTCCCAGCATGCTCGGCTCTCGTGGCCGAACGTACCTGATGGTGTTCATCCTGTCTGTTCTCTGCACAg GACCCGTCTCTAACGTGGAGCGGAACGTGCGGGCGGCGGCGCTGTCCGTCAGCTGTAACCTGGACCTGCAGGTGCATCACAGCCGGTTACTGTGGCAAGAAGCCGTGCGGCCGTTCACACGCATCACTCAGCAACTCAGG GACGATAAGGAGGGGTTGGAGTCGGAGGCTCTGAGCGTCAGCAGGACGTTTCAGAGCATCAGAGACGAAGTGGTAGCTCAGTACGGTTACAGCCGGTTCAGTCCACATCGCACGGCATCCAGCAACAGCACGCAGGAGCGCTTCACTACAAAGACCATGATGCAGTGCGACA GTGTGGTGGACCAGGGTGTGCAGAGATGTTCTGATTGGTTCAGACGCAAGTGGGCGGAGTGTATGGAGGCGATACCTGTCCCCGTCATCAACCACATCCTGTGTGTCTCCATGAagttccacttcctgtgtgatgtcatgagag TGATGACTCCGTGGTGCAGGGAGCAGCTTCCTGTGGAGGGAAACTTCGGTCCGCTGTTCGATCAGCTCAATGTTTCTGTCGACCGTTTGTCCAGACAGTTCAGCACCGAGCTCGTCCTGCAG cagcagcagcagcagccagggcTGGTCGGAGTCGTGGTGGACGAGCAGTTCACTCAGTCGGTCACAAGATCTTTCCAGAAGCTGACGACGGTGATGGAGAAGCTGCTGGACGTCCTGCAACTGCTGctctccttcaccttcatctccctcttcacCAG tgcGTTCAGTTACCTCAGACAGTACAGGAGGGACGTTCGTTTTGACAACGTCTACATCACCACCTACTTTAGACAGATCGACAGCCGCAGGAGAGGCGCG gggAAGCGCTGCCTGCTGCCGCTGACTCGCTCGGAGAGGAGGAAGTTCATCGACCCGGGGAGTCTGAGGATCCATCCTGACGAGTGGAGACAGGTG acagcaGGTGTGTTCCAGgtgctgtctgtctctctgctgtgtgtcgTCTTGCTCACTGTCGACTTCTCTCTGGTTCACGTTCTGGACATCGTCAGCAGACACACTGTGACCCACTTCAACCTGagca GCAGTCACCAGGTGAACATCAAAGTGGGTGGGGCCTCCATGATGGCACGCCTCCTGAGGAAGACCGTGTCGGCCTTCAACAGCTCGTCTGACCTCCATATCCACACCCACAACCGGG GGTGTGtggcccccccctcctccctctctgcaggtgtgtatgtgagctgtgtgtgttgtgtcctgttgGTGGCGCTGTTCACCTGTATTCAGGTTTACAGCAACCGCCTCCGACGGGTCATCGCTGCCTTCTACCACcctcag agggagaagaggagagtttTATTTCTGTACAACCTGCAGATCCAGAGACGCATTTTCTCCATGGACAGGAAACGCATCATCACACGTGGACGGGGGGCAGAGGCA gtgtttcagtgtgtgagcaggttCGGCCGTCACCTCTGTTGTCGCCACGGACAGGACGGGTCCGACTCGGAGACGCACTACGACCCCGGCTAG
- the dcst1 gene encoding E3 ubiquitin-protein ligase DCST1 isoform X3, whose amino-acid sequence MEHRDEDLLQYVVNTLWRLIFRQQLRIRDTGRARRRPAPHSSKCVCVCVCVCVCVCVPAVERLSVSFLPPAIHHFLFSQSEELVLAHLALRALCGGVSGTVLLLGIAHSLPLTFDLKLAAGGVFVGVCVVCGALSSSFRCSVLLMFPSMLGSRGRTYLMVFILSVLCTGPVSNVERNVRAAALSVSCNLDLQVHHSRLLWQEAVRPFTRITQQLRDDKEGLESEALSVSRTFQSIRDEVVAQYGYSRFSPHRTASSNSTQERFTTKTMMQCDSVVDQGVQRCSDWFRRKWAECMEAIPVPVINHILCVSMKFHFLCDVMRVMTPWCREQLPVEGNFGPLFDQLNVSVDRLSRQFSTELVLQQQQQQPGLVGVVVDEQFTQSVTRSFQKLTTVMEKLLDVLQLLLSFTFISLFTSAFSYLRQYRRDVRFDNVYITTYFRQIDSRRRGAGKRCLLPLTRSERRKFIDPGSLRIHPDEWRQVTAGVFQVLSVSLLCVVLLTVDFSLVHVLDIVSRHTVTHFNLSSSHQVNIKVGGASMMARLLRKTVSAFNSSSDLHIHTHNRGCVAPPSSLSAGVYVSCVCCVLLVALFTCIQVYSNRLRRVIAAFYHPQREKRRVLFLYNLQIQRRIFSMDRKRIITRGRGAEAVFQCVSRFGRHLCCRHGQDGSDSETHYDPG is encoded by the exons ATGGAGCATCGGGACGAGGATCTACTGCAATATGTCGTCAACACATTGTGGAGATTAATATTCAGACAGCAGCTACGAATAAGAGACACTGGAAGAGCAAGGAGACGTCCAGCTCCGCACagcagtaagtgtgtgtgtgtgtgtgtgtgtgtgt gtgtgtgtgtgtgtgttccagctgtGGAGAGGCTCAGCGTGAGCTTCCTGCCTCCCGCcattcatcacttcctgttcagccaatcagaggagttGGTGTTGGCTCACCTGGCTCTCAGAGCGCTTTGTGGAGGCGTGAGCGGGACAG TTCTATTGCTGGGCATCGCGCACAGTCtccctttgacctttgacctgaagCTGGCAGCAGGAGGCGTGTTTGTCG gtgtgtgtgtcgtttGCGGGGcgttgtcctcctccttcaggtGTTCAGTGCTGCTGATGTTTCCCAGCATGCTCGGCTCTCGTGGCCGAACGTACCTGATGGTGTTCATCCTGTCTGTTCTCTGCACAg GACCCGTCTCTAACGTGGAGCGGAACGTGCGGGCGGCGGCGCTGTCCGTCAGCTGTAACCTGGACCTGCAGGTGCATCACAGCCGGTTACTGTGGCAAGAAGCCGTGCGGCCGTTCACACGCATCACTCAGCAACTCAGG GACGATAAGGAGGGGTTGGAGTCGGAGGCTCTGAGCGTCAGCAGGACGTTTCAGAGCATCAGAGACGAAGTGGTAGCTCAGTACGGTTACAGCCGGTTCAGTCCACATCGCACGGCATCCAGCAACAGCACGCAGGAGCGCTTCACTACAAAGACCATGATGCAGTGCGACA GTGTGGTGGACCAGGGTGTGCAGAGATGTTCTGATTGGTTCAGACGCAAGTGGGCGGAGTGTATGGAGGCGATACCTGTCCCCGTCATCAACCACATCCTGTGTGTCTCCATGAagttccacttcctgtgtgatgtcatgagag TGATGACTCCGTGGTGCAGGGAGCAGCTTCCTGTGGAGGGAAACTTCGGTCCGCTGTTCGATCAGCTCAATGTTTCTGTCGACCGTTTGTCCAGACAGTTCAGCACCGAGCTCGTCCTGCAG cagcagcagcagcagccagggcTGGTCGGAGTCGTGGTGGACGAGCAGTTCACTCAGTCGGTCACAAGATCTTTCCAGAAGCTGACGACGGTGATGGAGAAGCTGCTGGACGTCCTGCAACTGCTGctctccttcaccttcatctccctcttcacCAG tgcGTTCAGTTACCTCAGACAGTACAGGAGGGACGTTCGTTTTGACAACGTCTACATCACCACCTACTTTAGACAGATCGACAGCCGCAGGAGAGGCGCG gggAAGCGCTGCCTGCTGCCGCTGACTCGCTCGGAGAGGAGGAAGTTCATCGACCCGGGGAGTCTGAGGATCCATCCTGACGAGTGGAGACAGGTG acagcaGGTGTGTTCCAGgtgctgtctgtctctctgctgtgtgtcgTCTTGCTCACTGTCGACTTCTCTCTGGTTCACGTTCTGGACATCGTCAGCAGACACACTGTGACCCACTTCAACCTGagca GCAGTCACCAGGTGAACATCAAAGTGGGTGGGGCCTCCATGATGGCACGCCTCCTGAGGAAGACCGTGTCGGCCTTCAACAGCTCGTCTGACCTCCATATCCACACCCACAACCGGG GGTGTGtggcccccccctcctccctctctgcaggtgtgtatgtgagctgtgtgtgttgtgtcctgttgGTGGCGCTGTTCACCTGTATTCAGGTTTACAGCAACCGCCTCCGACGGGTCATCGCTGCCTTCTACCACcctcag agggagaagaggagagtttTATTTCTGTACAACCTGCAGATCCAGAGACGCATTTTCTCCATGGACAGGAAACGCATCATCACACGTGGACGGGGGGCAGAGGCA gtgtttcagtgtgtgagcaggttCGGCCGTCACCTCTGTTGTCGCCACGGACAGGACGGGTCCGACTCGGAGACGCACTACGACCCCGGCTAG
- the dcst1 gene encoding E3 ubiquitin-protein ligase DCST1 isoform X2: MEHRDEDLLQYVVNTLWRLIFRQQLRIRDTGRARRRPAPHSSKCVCVCVCVCVCVCVCVPAVERLSVSFLPPAIHHFLFSQSEELVLAHLALRALCGGVSGTVLLLGIAHSLPLTFDLKLAAGGVFVGVCVVCGALSSSFRCSVLLMFPSMLGSRGRTYLMVFILSVLCTGPVSNVERNVRAAALSVSCNLDLQVHHSRLLWQEAVRPFTRITQQLRDDKEGLESEALSVSRTFQSIRDEVVAQYGYSRFSPHRTASSNSTQERFTTKTMMQCDSVVDQGVQRCSDWFRRKWAECMEAIPVPVINHILCVSMKFHFLCDVMRVMTPWCREQLPVEGNFGPLFDQLNVSVDRLSRQFSTELVLQQQQQPGLVGVVVDEQFTQSVTRSFQKLTTVMEKLLDVLQLLLSFTFISLFTSAFSYLRQYRRDVRFDNVYITTYFRQIDSRRRGAGKRCLLPLTRSERRKFIDPGSLRIHPDEWRQVTAGVFQVLSVSLLCVVLLTVDFSLVHVLDIVSRHTVTHFNLSSSHQVNIKVGGASMMARLLRKTVSAFNSSSDLHIHTHNRGCVAPPSSLSAGVYVSCVCCVLLVALFTCIQVYSNRLRRVIAAFYHPQREKRRVLFLYNLQIQRRIFSMDRKRIITRGRGAEAVFQCVSRFGRHLCCRHGQDGSDSETHYDPG; the protein is encoded by the exons ATGGAGCATCGGGACGAGGATCTACTGCAATATGTCGTCAACACATTGTGGAGATTAATATTCAGACAGCAGCTACGAATAAGAGACACTGGAAGAGCAAGGAGACGTCCAGCTCCGCACagcagtaagtgtgtgtgtgtgtgtgtgtgtgtgtgtgtgt gtgtgtgtgtgtgtgttccagctgtGGAGAGGCTCAGCGTGAGCTTCCTGCCTCCCGCcattcatcacttcctgttcagccaatcagaggagttGGTGTTGGCTCACCTGGCTCTCAGAGCGCTTTGTGGAGGCGTGAGCGGGACAG TTCTATTGCTGGGCATCGCGCACAGTCtccctttgacctttgacctgaagCTGGCAGCAGGAGGCGTGTTTGTCG gtgtgtgtgtcgtttGCGGGGcgttgtcctcctccttcaggtGTTCAGTGCTGCTGATGTTTCCCAGCATGCTCGGCTCTCGTGGCCGAACGTACCTGATGGTGTTCATCCTGTCTGTTCTCTGCACAg GACCCGTCTCTAACGTGGAGCGGAACGTGCGGGCGGCGGCGCTGTCCGTCAGCTGTAACCTGGACCTGCAGGTGCATCACAGCCGGTTACTGTGGCAAGAAGCCGTGCGGCCGTTCACACGCATCACTCAGCAACTCAGG GACGATAAGGAGGGGTTGGAGTCGGAGGCTCTGAGCGTCAGCAGGACGTTTCAGAGCATCAGAGACGAAGTGGTAGCTCAGTACGGTTACAGCCGGTTCAGTCCACATCGCACGGCATCCAGCAACAGCACGCAGGAGCGCTTCACTACAAAGACCATGATGCAGTGCGACA GTGTGGTGGACCAGGGTGTGCAGAGATGTTCTGATTGGTTCAGACGCAAGTGGGCGGAGTGTATGGAGGCGATACCTGTCCCCGTCATCAACCACATCCTGTGTGTCTCCATGAagttccacttcctgtgtgatgtcatgagag TGATGACTCCGTGGTGCAGGGAGCAGCTTCCTGTGGAGGGAAACTTCGGTCCGCTGTTCGATCAGCTCAATGTTTCTGTCGACCGTTTGTCCAGACAGTTCAGCACCGAGCTCGTCCTGCAG cagcagcagcagccagggcTGGTCGGAGTCGTGGTGGACGAGCAGTTCACTCAGTCGGTCACAAGATCTTTCCAGAAGCTGACGACGGTGATGGAGAAGCTGCTGGACGTCCTGCAACTGCTGctctccttcaccttcatctccctcttcacCAG tgcGTTCAGTTACCTCAGACAGTACAGGAGGGACGTTCGTTTTGACAACGTCTACATCACCACCTACTTTAGACAGATCGACAGCCGCAGGAGAGGCGCG gggAAGCGCTGCCTGCTGCCGCTGACTCGCTCGGAGAGGAGGAAGTTCATCGACCCGGGGAGTCTGAGGATCCATCCTGACGAGTGGAGACAGGTG acagcaGGTGTGTTCCAGgtgctgtctgtctctctgctgtgtgtcgTCTTGCTCACTGTCGACTTCTCTCTGGTTCACGTTCTGGACATCGTCAGCAGACACACTGTGACCCACTTCAACCTGagca GCAGTCACCAGGTGAACATCAAAGTGGGTGGGGCCTCCATGATGGCACGCCTCCTGAGGAAGACCGTGTCGGCCTTCAACAGCTCGTCTGACCTCCATATCCACACCCACAACCGGG GGTGTGtggcccccccctcctccctctctgcaggtgtgtatgtgagctgtgtgtgttgtgtcctgttgGTGGCGCTGTTCACCTGTATTCAGGTTTACAGCAACCGCCTCCGACGGGTCATCGCTGCCTTCTACCACcctcag agggagaagaggagagtttTATTTCTGTACAACCTGCAGATCCAGAGACGCATTTTCTCCATGGACAGGAAACGCATCATCACACGTGGACGGGGGGCAGAGGCA gtgtttcagtgtgtgagcaggttCGGCCGTCACCTCTGTTGTCGCCACGGACAGGACGGGTCCGACTCGGAGACGCACTACGACCCCGGCTAG